The proteins below are encoded in one region of Flavobacterium nackdongense:
- a CDS encoding B12-binding domain-containing radical SAM protein, whose amino-acid sequence MKTQVFLITPPFTQLNTPYPATAYIKGFLNTKNISATQADLGIEVILKLFSKEGLENLFQVQSLNFKDSDQIISDNSTRIIALQDEYIKTIDSVIAFLQGKNPTLALQICQEDYLPEASRFAQLEELDWAFGTMGTQDKAKHLATLYLEDISDFIVECVDANFGFSRYAERLGRSANSFDELYNALQQEPTYIDEILILLLKERIETIQPELFLISVPFPGNLYAAFRSAQWVKKHHPNIKISMGGGFPNTELRSLSDPRVFEFFDYITLDDGELPVELLNSKIQIPNSNEFKRTFLLENGKVVYKNNSTRSDYKQSEVGTPDYSDLLLDKYISVIEIVNPMHRMWSDGRWNKLTMAHGCYWGKCTFCDISLDYIKIYEPIAASLLCDRMEEMIAQTGQNGFHYVDEAAPPALMRALALEILRRKLSVTWWTNIRFEKSFTQDLCLLLKASGCIAVSGGLEVASDRLLKLIDKGVTVEQVAKVTRNFTEAGIMVHAYLMYGYPTQTVQETVDSLEMVRQLFEVGVLQSGFWHQFAMTAHSPVGMDPEKFGVVKETETIGTFANNDINYRDKTGIDHDQFSFGLKKSLFNFMHGICFDYELQEWFDFKIPKTKIHPDFIGNALEEEEDFNIKPTAKIVWLGGKPLIEHFTKSKKGNSWEMMKLTFHDKKESFSIQTGKNEGEWLVRLLNKIAVSKAKIYSFQEIKSDFETHLEDFELFWFSKPVVTLREFGLLVL is encoded by the coding sequence TTGAAAACCCAAGTATTTCTCATCACGCCACCGTTTACCCAACTGAATACACCCTATCCAGCGACGGCTTATATCAAAGGATTTCTGAATACCAAAAACATTTCAGCAACGCAAGCCGATTTGGGTATCGAAGTGATTTTGAAATTGTTTTCGAAAGAAGGTCTTGAAAATTTGTTTCAAGTTCAAAGTTTAAATTTTAAAGATTCTGACCAAATCATTTCAGATAATTCAACACGCATAATTGCCCTACAAGACGAGTACATCAAAACCATAGACTCGGTTATTGCCTTTTTGCAAGGGAAGAATCCAACCTTGGCACTCCAAATTTGTCAGGAAGATTATTTGCCAGAAGCGTCTCGTTTTGCACAACTTGAGGAACTCGATTGGGCTTTTGGCACTATGGGAACGCAGGACAAAGCCAAGCATTTGGCGACTTTATACCTCGAAGATATTTCCGATTTTATTGTAGAATGTGTCGATGCCAATTTTGGCTTCAGCCGTTACGCGGAACGTTTGGGGCGATCTGCCAATTCTTTCGACGAATTATATAATGCTTTACAACAAGAACCAACCTATATCGACGAAATTTTAATTTTGCTTTTAAAGGAAAGAATCGAAACCATTCAACCCGAATTATTTCTGATTTCTGTTCCCTTTCCGGGGAATTTATATGCTGCTTTTCGCTCGGCGCAATGGGTAAAGAAGCATCATCCAAATATCAAGATTTCGATGGGTGGCGGTTTTCCCAATACCGAATTGCGTTCGCTTTCCGATCCTCGGGTTTTTGAGTTTTTTGATTATATTACTTTGGATGATGGGGAATTGCCGGTAGAACTTTTAAATTCCAAAATTCAAATTCCAAATTCCAATGAGTTTAAACGTACTTTCCTTCTTGAAAATGGCAAAGTAGTATATAAAAATAATTCCACCCGAAGTGATTACAAACAATCCGAAGTCGGTACTCCTGATTATTCTGATTTGCTTTTGGACAAATACATTTCCGTTATCGAAATTGTGAACCCAATGCACCGAATGTGGAGTGATGGTCGATGGAACAAACTCACAATGGCGCACGGTTGCTATTGGGGGAAATGTACTTTTTGTGATATTTCATTAGATTATATCAAAATCTACGAACCTATTGCCGCCAGTTTATTGTGCGATCGAATGGAAGAAATGATAGCGCAAACGGGGCAAAATGGTTTTCATTATGTCGACGAAGCGGCGCCACCAGCATTAATGCGTGCTTTGGCACTCGAAATTCTGCGTCGAAAGTTATCCGTTACTTGGTGGACTAACATTCGATTTGAGAAAAGTTTTACCCAAGATTTGTGTTTATTGCTCAAAGCGTCGGGTTGCATTGCCGTTTCTGGCGGACTCGAAGTCGCTTCCGACCGATTATTAAAACTAATCGATAAAGGAGTTACGGTGGAGCAAGTAGCAAAAGTGACCCGAAATTTTACCGAAGCTGGAATTATGGTGCACGCTTATTTGATGTACGGTTATCCCACACAAACCGTTCAAGAAACCGTCGACAGTCTCGAAATGGTGCGGCAATTGTTTGAGGTCGGTGTTTTGCAATCTGGTTTTTGGCATCAATTTGCGATGACGGCGCACAGTCCTGTGGGAATGGACCCAGAGAAATTTGGAGTGGTGAAAGAAACCGAAACCATTGGGACTTTTGCCAATAATGACATAAACTACCGCGACAAAACAGGAATCGACCACGATCAATTTAGTTTTGGATTAAAGAAATCTTTGTTTAATTTTATGCACGGCATATGTTTTGACTATGAATTGCAAGAATGGTTCGATTTCAAAATACCGAAAACCAAAATTCATCCCGATTTTATTGGCAATGCATTAGAGGAAGAGGAAGATTTCAATATAAAGCCTACTGCCAAAATCGTTTGGCTAGGAGGAAAGCCACTTATAGAGCATTTCACGAAATCCAAAAAAGGGAATTCTTGGGAAATGATGAAACTGACTTTTCACGACAAAAAGGAAAGTTTTAGCATTCAAACTGGTAAAAATGAAGGCGAATGGTTAGTTCGATTACTTAATAAAATAGCAGTTTCTAAAGCGAAAATCTATTCCTTTCAAGAAATAAAATCCGATTTTGAAACTCATTTGGAAGACTTTGAGTTGTTTTGGTTTTCCAAGCCTGTTGTCACTTTGAGGGAATTTGGGTTGTTGGTTTTGTGA
- a CDS encoding OB-fold protein — protein sequence MNKKIIVTSCLVVVLLLCFFSYKYVMTGGGRDLKTEKSEFDVTAVAIFAEFSADSEMASKKYLNKAIEISGKVSSVKGDVITLDNKVSCQLLVIEKVETDSRLKIKGRVTGYDDLLEELKLDQCSIVK from the coding sequence ATGAATAAAAAAATTATAGTTACGTCTTGCCTCGTAGTTGTTTTATTGCTATGTTTTTTTTCATACAAATACGTGATGACGGGTGGTGGAAGAGACTTAAAAACTGAAAAGTCGGAATTCGATGTGACGGCAGTAGCGATTTTTGCAGAGTTTTCAGCAGATTCTGAAATGGCATCAAAAAAGTATCTAAATAAAGCAATTGAAATCTCGGGAAAGGTGAGCAGTGTAAAAGGAGATGTGATTACACTTGACAATAAGGTTTCCTGCCAATTACTTGTTATAGAGAAAGTAGAAACCGACAGTCGATTGAAAATAAAAGGAAGAGTTACCGGTTATGACGACCTTTTGGAAGAACTTAAATTAGATCAATGCTCAATTGTAAAGTAG
- a CDS encoding acyl-CoA carboxylase subunit beta, whose translation MENKIKELNDKIAEASLGGGLKRIQKQHEKKKLSARERVNYLMDEGSFEEIGMLVTHRTSDFGMDKEIYYGDGVITGYGTINGRLVYIFAQDFTVFGGSLSETHAEKICKVMEMAVKMGAPMIGLNDSGGARIQEGVRSLGGYADIFYRNVQASGVIPQISAIMGPCAGGAVYSPAMTDFTMMVEGTSYMFVTGPNVVKAVTNETVTSEELGGATAHSTKSGVAHITSGNDQECLDDLKRLLSYLPQSNKETPAKLPYELGDELRMQLANVIPDSTNKPYDMHEVISGIIDEDSFFEIHKNYAENIIVGFARLAGRSVGIIANQPLFLAGVLGVRSSKKAARFTRFCDCFNIPLVVLVDVPGFLPGTNQEWEGIIIHGAKLLYALSEATVPRVTVITRKAYGGAYDVMNSKHIGADMNFAWPTAEIAVMGAKGASEIIFKKEISDAEDHEAKLLEKENEYADLFANPYIAAQRGFIDEVILPQDTRRKLIKAFSMLENKESVTPNRKHGNIPL comes from the coding sequence ATGGAAAATAAAATAAAAGAACTCAACGATAAAATAGCTGAAGCATCTTTAGGTGGAGGTTTGAAAAGAATTCAAAAACAACACGAAAAGAAAAAATTATCGGCAAGAGAGCGTGTAAATTATTTGATGGATGAAGGCTCTTTTGAGGAAATTGGAATGTTGGTAACCCACAGAACTTCCGATTTTGGAATGGATAAAGAAATCTATTACGGAGATGGTGTCATTACGGGATACGGAACTATAAACGGTAGATTGGTTTATATTTTTGCTCAGGATTTTACTGTTTTCGGAGGCTCGTTATCGGAAACTCATGCCGAAAAAATCTGTAAAGTAATGGAAATGGCGGTCAAAATGGGTGCGCCAATGATCGGTTTGAATGATTCGGGTGGTGCCAGAATTCAGGAAGGCGTGCGTTCACTTGGTGGTTATGCCGATATTTTTTACAGAAATGTACAAGCGAGTGGGGTAATTCCGCAAATATCTGCCATAATGGGCCCTTGTGCTGGAGGAGCCGTTTATTCTCCTGCTATGACCGATTTCACTATGATGGTCGAAGGCACTAGTTATATGTTTGTTACCGGTCCAAACGTGGTGAAAGCAGTAACCAACGAAACGGTTACATCTGAGGAATTAGGTGGGGCCACTGCACATTCAACCAAATCGGGAGTGGCGCATATCACTTCTGGAAATGACCAAGAATGTTTAGATGATTTAAAACGACTGTTGAGTTATCTGCCTCAAAGTAATAAAGAAACGCCAGCAAAGTTGCCTTATGAATTAGGTGACGAACTGCGTATGCAATTGGCCAATGTGATTCCGGACAGTACCAATAAGCCGTATGATATGCACGAAGTGATTTCGGGAATAATTGATGAGGATTCTTTCTTTGAAATTCATAAAAATTATGCCGAAAATATCATCGTTGGTTTTGCAAGACTAGCAGGAAGAAGTGTAGGTATTATCGCCAATCAACCTCTATTTTTGGCCGGTGTTTTAGGGGTTAGAAGTTCCAAAAAAGCAGCTCGTTTTACTCGTTTTTGTGATTGTTTCAATATTCCTTTAGTGGTATTGGTTGATGTTCCTGGATTTTTGCCAGGTACCAATCAGGAATGGGAAGGAATTATTATTCACGGTGCCAAGTTATTGTATGCTTTAAGCGAAGCTACAGTGCCTAGAGTTACTGTTATTACTCGAAAAGCGTACGGTGGAGCTTATGATGTAATGAATTCAAAACACATTGGTGCCGATATGAATTTTGCTTGGCCAACAGCCGAAATTGCCGTAATGGGAGCAAAGGGTGCTTCGGAAATTATTTTCAAAAAAGAAATAAGCGACGCCGAAGATCACGAGGCCAAACTGCTAGAAAAAGAAAATGAATACGCCGATTTGTTTGCCAATCCGTATATTGCTGCTCAACGTGGATTTATCGACGAGGTGATTCTGCCTCAGGATACGAGACGTAAATTGATAAAAGCATTTAGTATGCTCGAAAACAAAGAAAGTGTCACACCCAACAGAAAACACGGAAATATTCCTTTGTAA
- the accC gene encoding acetyl-CoA carboxylase biotin carboxylase subunit → MKKILVANRGEIAIRVMKTAQKMGIKTVAVYSTIDRNSPHVKFADEAVWIGEAPSNKSYLVGSKIIEVAKALNVDAIHPGYGFLSENAEFAQECESNGIIFIGPKTKAIEIMGSKLAAKDAVLKYNIPMVPGVDHAITDIEEAKATAHKIGFPILIKASAGGGGKGMRIVDKESDFESQMNRAISEAIAAFGDGSVFIEKYVASSRHIEIQIMADSHGNVLYFFERECSIQRRHQKVIEEAPSSVLTPEIRKKMGEAAVLVAKSCDYLGAGTVEFLYDENDNFYFLEMNTRLQVEHPVTEMISGVDLVELQIKVARGEALTIKQEDLKIKGHAVELRVYAEDCMNDFLPSVGRLEMYQLPIGEGIRVDNGFEQGMDVPIYYDPMLSKLITYGKSREEAIEIMLKAIDKYKIEGVETTLPFGKFVFEHEAFRSGKFDTNFVKKYYSPEVIVAHKEKEAEIAALIALKQYFEDQKVLRLPN, encoded by the coding sequence ATGAAAAAAATACTAGTAGCCAATAGAGGAGAAATTGCCATACGAGTGATGAAAACTGCTCAAAAAATGGGAATAAAAACAGTAGCAGTTTATTCGACAATAGATAGAAATTCACCCCATGTGAAATTTGCCGATGAAGCCGTTTGGATCGGAGAAGCACCCTCCAATAAATCGTATTTGGTGGGCAGTAAAATTATCGAAGTGGCCAAAGCTTTAAACGTAGATGCGATTCATCCGGGGTATGGATTTTTGAGTGAAAATGCCGAATTTGCCCAAGAATGTGAGTCGAATGGCATAATATTTATCGGCCCTAAAACCAAAGCTATTGAGATAATGGGAAGCAAACTAGCCGCGAAAGATGCCGTTTTGAAATACAATATTCCTATGGTTCCCGGAGTAGATCACGCGATTACCGATATTGAAGAAGCCAAAGCTACTGCCCATAAAATTGGATTTCCTATTTTGATAAAAGCTTCGGCCGGAGGTGGAGGAAAAGGAATGCGTATTGTAGATAAGGAAAGTGATTTCGAGTCTCAAATGAATCGTGCGATTAGCGAAGCCATTGCCGCTTTTGGTGATGGTTCTGTTTTTATTGAAAAATATGTGGCCTCTTCTAGGCATATCGAAATTCAAATTATGGCGGATAGTCACGGTAATGTGTTGTATTTTTTCGAAAGAGAATGCAGCATTCAACGACGCCATCAAAAAGTGATTGAAGAAGCGCCTTCCTCTGTTTTGACTCCTGAAATTAGAAAGAAAATGGGCGAAGCTGCCGTTTTAGTTGCTAAATCTTGTGATTATCTCGGAGCAGGAACAGTAGAGTTCTTATACGATGAAAATGATAATTTTTATTTTCTGGAAATGAACACCCGTTTGCAGGTAGAACATCCTGTTACCGAAATGATTTCAGGCGTGGATTTGGTCGAACTACAAATCAAAGTCGCTCGTGGCGAAGCGTTGACCATCAAACAAGAAGATTTGAAAATTAAAGGTCATGCTGTTGAATTGCGAGTGTATGCCGAAGATTGTATGAATGATTTTTTGCCAAGTGTTGGGCGTTTAGAAATGTATCAATTGCCCATAGGCGAAGGAATTCGTGTGGATAATGGATTCGAACAAGGAATGGATGTACCGATTTATTATGACCCCATGTTGTCTAAATTGATAACCTACGGAAAATCAAGAGAAGAAGCTATCGAAATTATGCTCAAAGCAATAGACAAATACAAAATAGAAGGAGTGGAAACGACATTGCCTTTTGGCAAATTTGTTTTCGAACATGAAGCTTTCCGCTCCGGAAAATTTGATACCAATTTCGTAAAAAAATACTATTCACCCGAAGTAATCGTCGCCCACAAGGAAAAAGAAGCCGAAATCGCAGCGCTTATTGCCTTGAAACAGTATTTTGAAGATCAAAAAGTTTTACGCTTACCAAATTAA
- a CDS encoding T9SS type A sorting domain-containing protein, with protein sequence MKKITLLLFCLLHFSGFSQSKSASIVLTSGLTAQFTLNSNTNKVTLVLKGPSDRWFAIGLGVQSGFGMADGDVLVYTTSLSDRNYVGTGAPATDASQDWTVISNPTPVGGVRTLTLERALTNSDANDFQLPYATTNTIDLAWARSASASTSLANHGTGNRGFASATFTTLGVEDFSLNATSVYPNPASGEFFIKAKTKLSKINLYSQLGALVKTVPVADDAREVQVEVNGIQKGVYFLELQNEKEKSWKKIILE encoded by the coding sequence ATGAAAAAAATTACTCTTTTACTTTTTTGTCTCTTACATTTTTCTGGGTTTTCTCAGTCAAAATCTGCTTCGATCGTCCTTACATCGGGTCTGACTGCTCAGTTCACTTTGAATAGTAATACCAACAAAGTTACTTTAGTCTTAAAAGGACCCTCAGATAGATGGTTCGCTATAGGATTGGGAGTGCAAAGTGGTTTTGGTATGGCTGATGGAGATGTACTAGTTTACACCACGTCATTGTCAGATAGAAATTATGTTGGAACGGGTGCTCCTGCAACAGATGCAAGTCAAGATTGGACAGTAATTAGCAATCCGACCCCTGTTGGAGGTGTTAGAACTTTAACTCTCGAAAGAGCTCTCACAAATTCGGATGCGAATGATTTTCAACTACCTTATGCTACCACAAACACTATTGATTTAGCTTGGGCAAGATCAGCATCAGCAAGCACATCACTAGCTAATCATGGTACAGGAAATAGAGGGTTCGCTAGCGCAACATTTACCACTTTAGGGGTTGAAGATTTTTCTTTAAATGCGACCTCGGTCTATCCAAATCCTGCATCGGGTGAATTTTTCATTAAAGCCAAGACGAAACTTTCTAAGATCAATCTATACAGTCAGTTAGGCGCTTTGGTAAAAACAGTTCCCGTAGCCGATGATGCTCGAGAGGTACAAGTAGAAGTTAATGGTATTCAAAAAGGCGTTTATTTTTTAGAATTACAAAATGAAAAAGAAAAATCTTGGAAAAAGATAATCCTAGAATAG
- a CDS encoding biotin/lipoyl-containing protein translates to MSSNFKVKVNDTFEFDFNTENTSKLDAVSVQKNKFHILQDHIPYKAEIIFSEFNQKKYTVKVNNSLYEVVIANPLDILIKDLGFEVGQSKVIKQLKAPMPGLILELNVQVGQTVQENDNLLILTAMKMENSLLSPRDGVIKSIAVAVGDSVIKGDLLIEFE, encoded by the coding sequence ATGAGTTCCAATTTTAAAGTTAAAGTAAATGATACTTTTGAGTTTGATTTCAATACCGAAAACACCTCGAAATTAGACGCGGTAAGTGTCCAAAAAAACAAGTTTCACATTCTCCAAGACCACATTCCTTACAAAGCTGAAATTATCTTTTCAGAATTCAATCAAAAAAAATATACCGTCAAAGTCAATAATAGTCTCTACGAGGTTGTTATTGCTAATCCACTCGATATTTTAATCAAAGATTTGGGCTTTGAAGTGGGACAATCCAAAGTGATTAAGCAACTGAAGGCTCCTATGCCAGGTTTAATTTTAGAACTCAATGTCCAAGTCGGGCAAACGGTTCAGGAAAATGATAATTTACTGATTCTTACCGCGATGAAAATGGAAAATAGTTTGCTTTCGCCGCGAGATGGAGTCATCAAATCGATTGCTGTAGCTGTGGGCGATTCTGTGATAAAAGGAGATTTGTTAATTGAATTTGAATAA
- a CDS encoding ankyrin repeat domain-containing protein: MKKVCILILFLSFNVVFSQNTNCFDIARKGSLAEMKSLFEKDKSIVNAVDENGSSMLILACYRGNHEVAKFLMNQNADLNYNSKNGTALMACVVKGQYQLVDELISKKANLDLTDANGTTALMLAVQFKNVEMVKILVAAGANKALKCKQNKTAFEYAVFSNNEEIINLLK; encoded by the coding sequence TTGAAAAAAGTCTGTATTTTAATTTTATTTCTGAGTTTTAATGTAGTTTTTTCTCAAAACACTAATTGTTTTGATATCGCTAGAAAAGGCAGTTTAGCAGAGATGAAGTCGCTTTTTGAAAAAGATAAAAGCATAGTAAATGCCGTTGATGAAAATGGGTCAAGTATGCTAATTTTGGCTTGCTATAGAGGAAATCACGAGGTGGCGAAATTTTTGATGAATCAAAATGCAGATCTTAATTATAATTCTAAAAATGGAACTGCTTTGATGGCTTGTGTTGTTAAAGGCCAGTACCAATTGGTGGATGAATTAATAAGTAAAAAGGCTAACCTAGATTTGACAGATGCCAATGGCACAACTGCACTAATGTTGGCGGTGCAATTTAAAAATGTAGAAATGGTCAAAATATTGGTTGCTGCGGGAGCCAACAAAGCGCTAAAATGCAAACAAAACAAAACAGCTTTCGAATACGCTGTTTTTTCTAATAATGAAGAAATTATAAACTTATTAAAATAA
- a CDS encoding DUF5777 family beta-barrel protein, which yields MSKIVYFFCFFFCFGIAQAQDDLLKELDSDSIAKSQITAAAFKGLQICTMQSTKLASKGEWYFLVAHRFGDLTEGFDNFFGFDNALTKIGGLYGVTNWLTVGLSRHTLNKNYELTAKYKLANQEEQGFPVTIVGYNTMDINTKLSTDEFPELKGTDRMAFSTQLLISRKITTGFSMEIVPIYIHKNLYEPLSEEVDNFLLAGGGRYKISKRISINAEYALRLNANDSSFYHNPATIGLDIETGGHIFQLVFSNSQAMNDVSYFTNANGISDGKGIYFGFNLYRVF from the coding sequence ATGTCAAAAATTGTTTATTTCTTTTGTTTCTTTTTTTGTTTTGGAATTGCCCAGGCACAAGATGATTTGTTAAAGGAATTGGATTCGGACAGTATTGCAAAAAGTCAAATTACGGCGGCGGCTTTCAAAGGATTGCAAATATGTACGATGCAGTCTACGAAACTAGCCTCAAAAGGAGAATGGTATTTTTTAGTGGCACATCGATTTGGAGATTTAACAGAAGGTTTTGATAATTTCTTCGGATTTGATAATGCTTTAACCAAAATAGGTGGGCTCTATGGCGTGACCAATTGGTTGACGGTTGGTCTGTCGCGCCATACGCTAAACAAGAATTACGAGCTAACTGCAAAATATAAATTGGCAAATCAAGAAGAACAGGGGTTTCCTGTTACCATAGTTGGCTATAACACAATGGATATAAATACAAAACTAAGCACAGATGAATTTCCCGAACTGAAAGGTACCGATCGAATGGCTTTTAGTACTCAATTGCTCATTTCAAGAAAAATTACGACTGGCTTTTCTATGGAAATAGTTCCAATTTATATTCATAAAAACCTTTACGAACCCCTGTCTGAAGAGGTAGATAATTTTTTATTGGCCGGTGGCGGAAGGTATAAAATTTCAAAAAGAATTAGCATCAATGCTGAATATGCTCTTCGATTGAATGCTAATGATTCCAGTTTTTATCATAATCCTGCAACAATAGGTTTAGACATAGAAACGGGAGGTCATATATTTCAATTGGTTTTTTCAAATAGTCAAGCAATGAACGATGTCAGTTATTTTACGAATGCGAACGGGATTTCTGATGGAAAAGGTATTTATTTTGGATTTAACTTATATCGAGTTTTTTAA
- a CDS encoding YceI family protein, with product MLKRSCTLFLLLFSTVLFSQKFITRSGEIKFEASMPAFEEVAAKNNTVSCVFDSSTSEIAVLALIKAFRFKVPLMEEHFNENYIESDQFPKATFKGKLINYDGAKMKSEKTAFEVEGVLTLHGQSRNIKTKINFVPSGNKLYLTSTLKVKTSDFKIEIPSVVKNKIAETVAINLKFELEKQN from the coding sequence ATGCTAAAACGATCTTGTACTCTTTTTTTATTATTATTTTCGACAGTTTTGTTTTCGCAGAAATTCATTACACGTTCTGGTGAAATAAAATTTGAAGCATCTATGCCTGCTTTTGAAGAGGTAGCTGCCAAAAATAACACGGTTTCCTGCGTGTTTGATTCCTCAACATCCGAAATTGCTGTTCTAGCCTTAATCAAAGCTTTTCGATTTAAAGTGCCTCTGATGGAAGAGCATTTCAACGAAAACTATATAGAAAGCGATCAATTTCCCAAAGCCACTTTCAAAGGGAAATTAATCAATTACGATGGTGCTAAAATGAAGTCTGAAAAAACTGCTTTTGAAGTCGAAGGTGTTTTGACCCTGCACGGACAGTCCCGAAATATTAAAACTAAAATCAATTTTGTGCCTTCTGGCAATAAGCTATATCTGACTTCTACGCTTAAAGTTAAAACCTCTGATTTTAAAATTGAAATTCCGTCGGTTGTGAAAAATAAAATTGCTGAAACCGTAGCGATAAATTTAAAGTTTGAATTAGAAAAGCAAAACTAA